One part of the Denticeps clupeoides chromosome 16, fDenClu1.1, whole genome shotgun sequence genome encodes these proteins:
- the crabp1b gene encoding cellular retinoic acid-binding protein 1b produces the protein MPNFAGNWKMKSSENFDDLLKALGVNAMLRKVACAAASKPHVEIRQNGEQFYIKTSTTVRTTEINFHVGQEFSEETVDGRKCKSLATWETDSKMFCKQTLLDGVGPKTYWTRELRGDELILTFGADDVVCTRIYVRE, from the exons atgccaaatttTGCGGGCAACTGGAAGATGAAGAGCAGCGAGAATTTTGATGATCTCCTGAAAGCCCTCG GAGTGAATGCCATGCTGAGAAAGGTGGCGTGTGCAGCCGCCTCCAAGCCGCACGTGGAGATCCGTCAGAACGGCGAACAGTTCTACATCAAGACGTCCACCACCGTGCGCACCACCGAAATCAACTTCCACGTGGGCCAGGAGTTCAGCGAAGAGACGGTTGATGGCAGGAAGTGCAAG AGCCTGGCAACCTGGGAGACGGACAGTAAGATGTTCTGCAAAcagacgctcctggatggggtGGGACCTAAGACATACTGGACAAGAGAACTGCGAGGAGATGAGCTCATCCTG ACATTTGGAGCTGATGATGTGGTGTGCACAAGGATTTATGTGCGGGAATGA
- the slc25a44b gene encoding solute carrier family 25 member 44b, with amino-acid sequence MQQKRNIQIIEWEDLDKRKFYSFGVFMTMSIRATVYPATLIRTRLQVQKGKSLYSGTFDAFFKILRAEGVRGLYRGFMVNTFTLISGQAYITTYELVRKYVSIYSKDNTLKSLVAGGSASLVAQSITVPIDVISQQLMMQGQGEHLTRFKVKPNTGAAKHKVTFGQTRDIIRQIFAADGLCGFYRGYVASLLTYIPNSAVWWPFYHFYAEQLSKMAPGDCPHLVLQAMAGPLAAATASTVTNPMDVVRARVQVEGRSSVIKTFKHLIAEEGFWGMTKGLSARIISSTPTAIVMVVGYETLKKLSLRPELVDSRHW; translated from the exons ATGCAGCAGAAGCGGAATATTCAGATCATAGAATGGGAAGACCTGGACAAGAGGAAGTTCTACTCCTTTGGGGTGTTCATGACCATGAGCATCCGGGCCACGGTCTACCCTGCTACTCTCATCCGCACACGGCTGCAAGTTCAGAAAGGGAAGTCCCTCTACAGCGGGACGTTCGACGCCTTCTTTAAGATACTGCGAGCcgagggtgtgaggggtctctaCCGAGGGTTCATGGTTAACACCTTCACGCTCATCTCAGGGCAGGCGTACATCACCACTTACGAGCTGGTGCGGAAATACGTCTCCATCTATTCCAAGGACAATACGCTGAAGTCTCTAGTGGCTGGGGGCTCAGCATCCCTCGTGGCCCAGAGCATCACTGTTCCCATAGATGTGATCTCCCAGCAACTGATGATGCAGGGCCAAGGGGAGCACTTGACCCGTTTCAAAGTCAAGCCAAACACTGGAGCGGCAAAGCACAAAGTCACTTTTGGCCAGACTAGAGACATTATCAGACAGATATTTGCTGCTGATGGACTCTGTGGGTTCTACAGGGGATATGTCGCATCTCTCCTTACATACATCCCGAACAGCGCCGTCTGGTGGcctttttatcacttttatgCAG AGCAATTATCCAAAATGGCGCCTGGTGATTGCCCCCACCTAGTTCTCCAAGCCATGGCTGGACCATTAGCTGCTGCAACTGCCTCGACTGTCACAAATCCAATGGATGTCGTTAGGGCCAGGGTCCAG gtggaaGGCCGATCATCTGTCATTAAGACTTTCAAGCATCTGATAGCTGAGGAGGGATTCTGGGGGATGACCAAAGGGCTCTCTGCTCGCATCATATCTTCCACCCCTACTGCAATAGTCATGGTTGTTGGCTACGagacattaaaaaaactgagCCTCCGGCCAGAGCTGGTAGATTCACGGCACTGGTAG